TCCGATAGACTTGGTATGTGGGCCCCACAGGTTTTGAAAAGGCTTAGGAAGCCACATTCAACTTTAGGGTTTGACTTAGTTTTGGCTTGATGATCACTCTGACCTGGCATTTTAACAAGCAAGTCTCTCATGTTCTCAGCCCATTCTAGACACGTGGCAGTCCCACGAAGTGCGACAACAATATCTCTCCTCCCCATCCTCGCAATTTCCCTCTTGTCGTCACAAACTGCCACGTATCCAATACAGCTGGATCTCTGTGTCATCCACCCGAGATCCGGTGCCACGTTGTCAACCCATTTCGGCAACCCTACTGATGCCGTGGCATAAAGATTCTTCGTCACCTTGTATGACTTGTCAGAAAGCTCCACGTGGCGCACAGCTGGAATTTCATCAGCTGACGTGGCAGGATTCGAATTAAAACAATGATACGCGGCATGAATAAAATCACCGTACCTAACCATTTCTCGACGAAGATTCTGGTCAAGCGGATCAAGCAAACCCTCCCAATCGTTACAACCATGGTACTGCCTCCACCGACTTCCTAAAACATTCCTCGGAGAATATTGTCCCGAATTCGACAACAATCTCTGAAGACGATTAAGCTGCAGAGGACATACTTCCTCAGCCGCCACCTTAGAATCGGTCCATAATCTCGACAAATTAAGAGATTTCAGAAtacatttccttttctttttttcgGGTGCGATCAAAGTGTTACTGTCTTCGTGAGTCGTGTTCGTGTAGTGGTCGTGTTTTTTCCCGAGAAGCTTATCGAGGTTCGATAAATGTTTATGTGTGACAGTTGTTGTGGAGACATTGGAAGTAGTCCTGGCTGGGGGTTTAAGGTGCGAGTTTCGGTGCTTGAAACTCGCACGTCTAGTTTGGAACATGATTAGATTTTGTGGGGGAAGTGTTAGACCGATTGTCATTTCGAGAGAGACTATTTCATACGgtggggagagagagagggagggagagtgAGAGGAAGAGAGGgagggatatatatatatatatagagagagagagatgggagaTAGAGTGGAGAGAGCTAGAGTAAACACACACAGAcacacagagagagagagagatctgGTGTGCTAGCTAGTTGAAGTTTGAGCTGGCAAGTGTGGTTGATTGTACATATATAGAAGCTAGTGTTCATATCTTAAGTGGAGTAAACTCCAAGTTTAAAGGAAAGTGTACATGCTAACACACATAACACGGTTACATT
This sequence is a window from Apium graveolens cultivar Ventura chromosome 9, ASM990537v1, whole genome shotgun sequence. Protein-coding genes within it:
- the LOC141686861 gene encoding phospholipase A1-Ibeta2, chloroplastic-like, with the protein product MTIGLTLPPQNLIMFQTRRASFKHRNSHLKPPARTTSNVSTTTVTHKHLSNLDKLLGKKHDHYTNTTHEDSNTLIAPEKKKRKCILKSLNLSRLWTDSKVAAEEVCPLQLNRLQRLLSNSGQYSPRNVLGSRWRQYHGCNDWEGLLDPLDQNLRREMVRYGDFIHAAYHCFNSNPATSADEIPAVRHVELSDKSYKVTKNLYATASVGLPKWVDNVAPDLGWMTQRSSCIGYVAVCDDKREIARMGRRDIVVALRGTATCLEWAENMRDLLVKMPGQSDHQAKTKSNPKVECGFLSLFKTCGAHIPSLSDSVVGEIRRLVEMYKGETLSITITGHSLGAAMALLVADELSTSVPNAPPMAVFSFGGPRVGNRGFTNSLEAKNVKVLRIVNSQDVITKVPGMFVSEGLDKKLRESGACGMLNVLDNNMPWAYSHVGTELRLETKMSPFLKPDADVACCHDLEAYLHLVDGFLSSKCPFRSDAKRSLVKLLDEQNSNVKRLYTNKVKTLSLNPRRELLRMSSVLASPTSS